The stretch of DNA GAGACAAAAGGCTTTGAGTCTTAGAATCAAAGAATCATGTTGAAACAGTTGAGTTGAATCAAACTCTCTGTGCCAACTCATATAGAACTTTCTTGAAAAATCCATCCCTGATTAGGGCCGCTTGGCTCCCATTACACGGTATGGTGTACAGGCATAGATCGGTGTTAAAGGCTTCAGCTATCTTTTCCACTTGGCCATGAAATTCTTTGTCGACATCTTTCAGTGCTTCATCCATCTCGTTTCTTCACTATCCAAACAGGTTTTGATTACAGCAGAAGACGTCTAAGTAGCTACACTCACAGTTGCTGCCCACTGGGCACTTTGGAAAGAGGCTGGAAGGAGTCCTTCCAGTATTAGAGTTTTACTTTCAGGGGATTAGACACCTTTTCAGTTTGAAGAGTCCATCAGTACAAATATATCTCAGGAGTGAACactgtttaattatttatttgatcaGTGATTAACTGACCGTCTGCTAATAATAAGGCAATGAAGGGTTAGTAAACAAGGGAGGATTCAGGCAAAAGGAATGAGGAACACTTGGAGAAAGTGGACACATGATTAAGGAGACCATTACCTCTATTTTGGTTAGGTTTTAGGTTTTGTTTAGGCTGGCTCTGTAAAGGtatgggttgtttccattttatttccatctATGATCTATACTTTACAATGTATGTCTTATTTAAGTGTTGAAAGTGACTATAGACTTACTGCTTGTTATCACTGGGTAGTCGTGCTTTGCTTCTGGTATTTCAGAGTGTCTAGCAGAGGCTCCGTAGAGTACTTATTTCTGTCATTTGCTGCAGAACCTTAACATTTTTTGGTGATTTCTGGTACTAAGTTgatgaaatacaggaaaatagAGCTCAGATGCTTTTGGATAAAACCTAAATTtatcttctcccttctctctgatGTTTCATTGGTTGACTCAACTAGTCCCATATTGTTGGATGCCTTTTCTGACTCTTATGTCTGCCTCATTCCTTGCATGTGGTCAAGGTCTATTTCATTTCCTGTATCTCTCACATCCTTTGTGTCTTTTCACTTGGCAGAGCCCTCTTTGATTTTTAGAGTCACAATATTCCCAGCTCTTTCTGATCTCTTTCTTATCTCTACGAGTCCCAACAGCCACAACTCCTCAATGCACATTGAAGTTTCTCTTCTCTAATCTGGACATCCTGCTCTCTTGGACTAAATGTTCTTGGTTTCCTGTTGTCTTGTAGAATAAAGACATACTCTCCAAATTGGCATATATGATTCTCTCAAAGGAGGGTTTGATTGATTGCTTTGGGGCAGAGTATTCTGTCATGTTCTAAAAGGTTGGGTCATCCCAAGTAGAGACAGGGGCAAGGCTCAGGTAAGAATAATTCTGACTATGAGGGAAGTGGTTGGTTTTGCTGGACATTGTTCCTGTATGTGGGTGAAAGGTGTCTTTGCCTAAAAGAAGATAATTTGGCTGGATTCTGTACTGAAGAGTTGCCAGGCTCTGTTCATCTCAAGAACTATGGTTCAGtaacaacaaaagaatactccTAATATAAAAgacaatttaagaaaaagaggagagaagagaaaatggaaatgaaagggaATATGAGATATTTGctcttaaaatattgaatatatatatatatatatatatatatatatatatatatgtatttgggtCCTTAAAAATGCAGTGTTCTAGCATCTTTCATCCTTCACTACCTAAGTCCTTgactcatttttcttttgctgctcttccttccttctctctttctcttccttccctcttatTCATCCTCCTTTTCCATCTACCTTTTGATTTCCCATTTTCTGTTTACTAGGAATTCCCAGAAAATCCCTAAAGATGCTGCATAATCAGCACAGCAGCATCACTGACTTTTTAGGAGAGCCAGTCAAGACAACCTCATCCCTGGTTGTCTGGAGGCTGTTGAACAAGCTGAGCAACACTAATCCAGTCACACTGCTCCAGTCTCAGTAGAGACTCAGTCTATCGGGAGGATTTTAAAATTCAGGGACCTTCTAGGGCAAATGTGTAAGGCCAAATAATTACTGACAAGGATAGTTACTCTAAAAGGAAGAGATAAGTGTGTTTTGAATCCAGCTTTCTGATCTACTCAGTGTCTATGTGAGCAGTTGGACATTTGTCTAGAGGCCCCAGGCAGGGGACAGATACACACCAGTGTTTCTGCCATTCAATCGTACAGAATGTTTATGATACATGGGTTTTCTATGGGTCAGCTAGTAGGCATATGACTGTGGGCTACTTAATGTTCTCCAGATGGTACTGCAGGTTGAGGGAAACAGAGAGGCTTTGGTGATGACTGCAGGTGGTGAGCTGTGGATACCAGAACAATTCCCCTGATTAAAAAGGAAACTATGACATTGGGGATCCCCAGCTTACGAATATCCTGGAAAACCACAAGGATCCCCCACAAGAGAAACACTTGTCAGTCAGGGGGAATTTCAGATCAGTCCATCTGGACCAAGAGAAGGCTACAACAGCACCATGTAAGTCAGTGATGTCAGAACTTTCCCATCTGTTACCATCTACCCTGTTCCAACATGACCAAAGGGATTGAAGAtccagagagtgagagagaaggaACCTTGCAGAAATGGACATATTGATGCTTCCTGGTGAGTCCCCGGGGCCTCAGCTGGGGAGAGGGAAACGTTGAATAGGCTGAATATGAAATGGAGTTGACAGCTGTCTGACCTGGCCTTGTGAAACCCAGAGTGACAGAATGTATGGAATGGTTGCAAGGTGATGCAGAAAATGAGGATGCAGTGGAGTGTGGGTGAAGACAGCTACtggaggaggctggaggcagTTCATATTTGTATCTACTATGGTCTCAACCTTGGTGTCCCCCAGAAATGTCATATGATGAAATCCTGATTCCCATTGTTATGGTATCCAAAGGGGGTGCCTTTGTGAGGTGATGGAGTTATAAGGATGGAGCCTCCTCAATGAGATGAGTGCTTTTATATATAAGAGACACACAGATCTCCCAAGCTCTTTAACCTGTGTGAGGATACAATAAGGAGTGTGTGATCAGAAAGGACCCTGCATGACCACGCTGTGGAAAtccatttccattgtttataagtctgtgatattttgttatagcaacccaGAAGGTCTAAGACAGCATCCTAACAATCTTCACACAGTTCAGTAAACCTCATGCTATTTGTAAAAAGGTTTGAAGCACTGATACTGTCTGGTGTAACACTGTGACAGTGGACTGACAGTTCGCGGCTGGCTTTCATAAAGGATCCTAAGGATTCAGTCTTCTTGGTAGCATGGCCAAAACCATGAACAATTGTCTAATACTTTGATTCTCATAACTTGACCCAGAATAATTTTCTGTAATTCTTACATAATCTCTTACTGGTCTTATTTGTAATGCCAGCTTCTGCTATTTGTGATTAATTTTAATAGGAGCTTCATTCTCTCAATTGTAGGGGtggattttcttttgcttttttattaaatgaaaataagaaatgttaACAAATTACCCTCTTAGATTTTGACATCTCTACAGAGTCTATGTTTACTTTTTTAGGAGGCGACCCATTTCACAGAGCATGCATGAAAAGCTGTATATTTCAAAGAAGCCTGCTATGGGATAGATCCTTAGCACCATCTCAGAGCTGGATGGGATGGATGTGGATTTAGCACTCGTCACTGATTCGGCATGCCAAGATCTTGGTGTACATATCAATTTTACGTGTATCCCTGTTCAGGCACTTGAACAGGTTATAAAATGCAGAATGACGTACATCTTCATCGTCGGACagcaggaatggaattgctgaccAGTACAAGCGTTCCTCCTCCAACTTCCGTCTGAGTGGAAGAATAATCTGAATACCCAAAAGATAAATGACTTCTTGTGAGTTTTATTAGTACTTCCTTATCTTTGTCCtttgtaattatataattaatatttgggAATCACATACAAATGTAAAACTCTCTAGATATGGATTTTCGGCCAGCCTATGAAAAAACTATTAGGAATCTATAATGTAGAAACATAACTCAAGTTTAgatttaactttctcttttcttccttcccactctCATCCTTTGATTTGAGcagaacagagaaagaagacaaatggAACTTCAATAGCATATATCCTGGGATACATTGAGGAAAATGCTGATCTTGGAAATTCTGCTATCTAGTTCTCTTACTCTTAAAAACATTTCAACCACCTTGCCCGGGAAGAGGCAAGCTTTTGGTGGAATTGTGTGCAATGCAGGGAAGGCTGCACATGTCAAAAAATGCACTGAAATTCTGATTCTTTTACAGTAGATTCTATCAAATGAAAAACTAGGTTCCTGCTTTATGTAGTAGGAATCTAGTATATAGAAGTCAtgaatctttttcttaaaaaaggatATTTCAAAACACATTGTGCATTACAGACATCAACTCTTTCTTTCATGAACAATGCAAGAAAGCCCTAGGCAGGATGCTCACCTGGCTGAATCTTCTCTCTAAGATTGATTGAAGTTTGAATGATTTTCTACGACTCTCTAAGGCACTTGATATGATAGTAACTGTGAGGTTTTCCTCAATCCGCGGGTCATAGGCTAGATCAAACACAGGAGCATTCCAGAGGTACTGTATCATGAGTATCCACTTAGTAAGGTCTTCATTCTAAGCAAACATAATAAACAGTCTCATTAAAATAATGGTAATACAGTGGTTTTGGTAACAGGTGATCTTTGTTCAGAGCTGCTGACCTAAAAGACTTAGATTATTCCTATGTGTATGCAGAGATTTTTGAAGGTAGTAAAAGTTGCAAAATTATAAAAGGTAAGCTCTTAGTTCACACTTCACTGAATTATTAAAAATCTGGGTTATTTTAGGAATTAATTCTTCTGATGAGTTCCAATTAATAACatgaattttcttatttcctctgAAATTCTACCACCCACTCAGTGAGTTCTTTTATGTTTGTCTATTTGTGTGAGAGAAATCTAAGTATATTATGACAAGTCAGTATGTGCCTGCAGTACCTGACCCAGGAAAGAGGCATTCTACCTGTGTCCACATCATTGTCACCCAGTGATTCTTTTGTATTAATGAATCAGATGAGTCATTTGTATTGATTTTCAATTGGTAATTTGTTTTATGATATTACAACCAAGAGACAATGAAGAAGACATGACATTCCTAAACAGGCTTTCTTTCCTCAGTTGATCCCAACACCAGCCCCCATGCTGGTATCAGAA from Muntiacus reevesi chromosome 20, mMunRee1.1, whole genome shotgun sequence encodes:
- the LOC136151563 gene encoding chorionic somatomammotropin hormone 2-like, producing MAPAPSFRGHQWTYNPVRGSCLLLLLVMSHLLLCQGEFCWLCGRYLFGVRLKSLRETFSRASILSHDMHNLSTIMFNEVIERYSQSKPEYMNTTNDCHTNPLQAPEEIEKAQLMNNEDLTKWILMIQYLWNAPVFDLAYDPRIEENLTVTIISSALESRRKSFKLQSILERRFSQIILPLRRKLEEERLYWSAIPFLLSDDEDVRHSAFYNLFKCLNRDTRKIDMYTKILACRISDEC